One Leishmania infantum JPCM5 genome chromosome 26 genomic window carries:
- a CDS encoding putative electon transport protein SCO1/SCO2, whose protein sequence is MLTRRLITQRRLRKACRGGLDGLAGAPVASCSSLQWYSTGACARSPHNKGAGFPTTALRCVLSHYDACRAPIVTASPIRSSATFSCALSGSWRHASNTARSGGKDMDIVDQEKPIHIRVAEQRDSQIYTYSEYVEKHELEERAGRTISEAVDEMRDNPVWMLWALGFLTLGVVTVVISIRIRREQMRFDPKLRAVKSFDSPEGPSIGGPFSLVDVKTGKRVTDVDMKGKWLYIYFGFTNCPDVCPEEMAKMARVIKHLDKKVGKDYWQPIFISLDPKRDTPAKIREYLSDFSPRIMGLVGTQAEVEAAARQYRVYFAIPDEEAMSEDDYLVDHSIIMYLIDPEGRFSDYTTKEFQWFESYSKLLRRMMDYERHKATVEQQRAQRGEAPLTDGEAPANLEIANLASMLDNAEAKAMEEEALHHQPKGLSSLRS, encoded by the coding sequence ATGCTCACTCGACGACTTATaacgcagcgccgccttcgcaAGGCGTGCCGTGGGGGGCTCGACGGGCTCGCCGGCGCACCTGTTGCTTCGTGTAGCTCTTTGCAATGGTACAGCACCGGCGCCTGCGCTCGCTCCCCACACAACAAAGGTGCCGGCTTCCCCACCACTGCTCTCCGGTGTGTCTTGAGTCACTACGACGCGTGCCGTGCCCCCATCGTGACCGCTTCGCCGATACGATCGAGTGCGACCTTCAGTTGCGCCTTGTCTGGGAGCTGGCGGCACGCCTCCAACACcgcccgcagcggcggcaaagacATGGACATCGTGGATCAGGAGAAGCCGATTCACATCCGTGTTGCGGAGCAGAGGGATAGCCAAATCTACACGTACAGCGAGTACGTTGAGAAGCACGAGTTGGAGGAGCGAGCGGGGCGGACGATAAGCGAGGCCGTGGATGAGATGCGCGACAACCCCGTGTGGATGCTGTGGGCGCTGGGATTTCTGACGCTCGGTGTCGTGACCGTCGTCATATCGATTCGGATACGCCGGGAACAGATGCGCTTTGACCCAAAACTGCGCGCGGTGAAATCCTTCGACAGCCCAGAGGGGCCCAGCATCGGTGGGCCGTTCAGCTTGGTGGACGTCAAGACGGGAAAGCGTGTCACGGATGTGGACATGAAGGGCAAGTGGCTGTACATATACTTTGGGTTCACGAACTGCCCTGACGTGTGCCCGGAGGAGATGGCGAAGATGGCCCGCGTCATCAAGCACCTCGACAAGAAGGTCGGAAAAGACTACTGGCAGCCCATCTTTATCTCCCTCGACCCGAAGCGCGACACGCCGGCGAAGATACGAGAGTACTTGAGCGACTTCTCTCCACGCATCATGGGCCTGGTGGGGACGCAGGCCGAggtcgaggcggcggcccggCAGTACCGCGTCTACTTCGCCATCCCAGATGAGGAGGCCATGTCCGAGGACGACTACCTGGTGGACCATTCCATCATCATGTACCTCATCGACCCCGAGGGGCGCTTCTCCGACTACACCACGAAGGAGTTCCAGTGGTTTGAGAGCTACAgcaagctgctgcgccgcatgaTGGACTACGAGCGGCATAAAGCGAcagtggagcagcagcgtgcgcagcgcggtgAGGCCCCGCTGACAGATGGAGAGGCACCTGCCAACTTGGAGATTGCGAATTTGGCGTCGATGCTCGACAACGCCGAAGCcaaggcgatggaggaggaggcgctgcatcATCAGCCGAAGGGTTTGTCGTCGCTTCGATCATGA